In Symphalangus syndactylus isolate Jambi chromosome 6, NHGRI_mSymSyn1-v2.1_pri, whole genome shotgun sequence, a genomic segment contains:
- the TCAF2 gene encoding TRPM8 channel-associated factor 2 isoform X2, whose amino-acid sequence MRGIPGGVHLENVDFKICKCGEDVRQDQQQLLEGISELDIRTGGVPSQLLVHGALAFPLGLDASLNCFLAAARYGQGRVVLAAHECLLCAPKMGPFLLNAVHWLARGQTGKVGVNTNLKDLCPLLSEHGLQCSLEPHLNSDLCVYCCKAYSDKEAKQLQEFVAEGGGLLIGGQAWWWASQNPGHCPLAGFPGNVILNCFGLSILPQTLKAGCFPVPTPEMRSYHFRKALSEFQAILNHENGNLEKSCLAKLRVDGAAFLQIPAEGVPAYISLHRLLRKMLRGSGLPAVSRENPVASDSYEAAMLSLVTGLAHSGTDCSQLAQGLGTWTCSSNLYPSKHPITVEIDGINPGNSDCWVSTGLYLLEGQNAEVSLSEAAACAGLRVQIGCHTDDLTKARKLSRAPVVTHQCCMDRTERSVSCLWGGLLYIIVPKGSQLGPVSVTIRGAVPAPYYKLGKTSLEEWKRQMQENLAPWGELATDNIILTVPTTNLQALKDPEPVLRLWDEMMEAVARLAAEPFPFWCPERIVADVQISAGWMHSGYPIMCHLESVKEIINETNMRSRGVWGPIHELGHNQQRHGWEFPPHTTEATCNLWSVYVHETVLGIPRAQAHEALSPPERERRIKAHLGKGAPLCDWNVWTALETYLQLQEAFGWEPFTQLFAEYQTLSHLPKDNTGRMNLWVKKFSEKVKKNLVPFFEAWGWPIQKEVADSLASLPEWQENPMQVYLHARE is encoded by the exons ATGCGAGGAATTCCTGGAGGTGTTCATTTAGAAAATGTGGATTTTAAGATATGCAA GTGTGGGGAGGATGTCAGGCAGGACCAGCAGCAGCTCCTGGAGGGAATCTCAGAGCTGGACATCAGGACAGGGGGAGTCCCCTCACAGCTGCTGGTGCATGGAGCCCTGGCCTTCCCTCTGGGGCTGGATGCCTCACTCAACTGCTTCCTGGCAGCTGCTCGCTATGGCCAGGGCCGAGTGGTCCTGGCTGCCCACGAGTGCCTGCTCTGTGCTCCCAAGATGGGGCCCTTCTTGCTCAATGCGGTGCACTGGCTGGCCAGAGGCCAGACAGGCAAAGTTGGGGTGAACACAAATCTAAAAGATTTGTGTCCTCTCCTATCAGAGCATGGCCTGCAATGCAGCCTGGAGCCCCATCTGAACAGCGACTTGTGTGTCTACTGCTGCAAGGCGTACAGTGACAAGGAGGCTAAGCAGCTGCAGGAGTTTGTGGCTGAGGGTGGCGGGCTGCTGATtgggggccaggcctggtggtgggcctCCCAGAACCCTGGCCACTGCCCCTTGGCTGGCTTCCCTGGTAACGTCATCCTCAACTGCTTTGGCCTCAgcatcctgcctcagactctcaaagcAGGCTGCTTCCCCGTTCCCACCCCTGAGATGAGAAGCTACCACTTCCGAAAGGCGCTCTCTGAATTCCAGGCTATACTGAACCACGAGAATGGGAACTTGGAAAAGAGCTGTCTGGCAAAGTTGAGAGTTGATGGTGCAGCCTTCCTACAGATTCCTGCGGAGGGGGTCCCTGCTTACATATCCCTGCACAGGCTCCTGAGGAAGATGCTACGAGGGTCGGGCCTCCCAGCTGTGAGCCGGGAAAATCCAGTTGCCAGTGACTCCTATGAGGCTGCCATGCTCTCCCTGGTCACAGGGCTGGCTCACTCTGGAACCGACTGCTCCCAGCTGGCCCAGGGGCTTGGCACCTGGACCTGCTCCTCCAATTTGTACCCCTCAAAACACCCCATCACCGTGGAGATTGACGGAATCAACCCAG GCAACAGTGATTGCTGGGTGAGTACTGGGCTCTACCTCCTGGAAGGACAAAATGCAGAAGTCTCACTGTCTGAAGCTGCTGCCTGTGCTGGCCTGAGG GTACAGATTGGCTGCCACACTGATGACCTAACCAAGGCCAGGAAGCTATCTCGAGCCCCCGTGGTGACTCACCAATGCTGTATGGACAGGACCGAACGGTCAGTCTCCTGCCTCTGGGGTGGCCTCCTCTACATCATCGTGCCCAAGGGCAGCCAACTAGGCCCTGTGTCTGTCACTATCAGGGGGGCTGTGCCTGCCCCATACTACAAGCTGG GTAAGACATCGCTAGAGGAGTGGAAGAGGCAGATGCAGGAGAACCTGGCTCCCTGGGGAGAGCTGGCCACGGACAACATCATCCTGACAGTGCCAACCACAAATCTCCAGGCCCTGAAGGACCCCGAGCCTGTGCTCCGCCTCTGGGATGAGATGATGGAGGCTGTGGCCAGGCTGGCGGCTGAGCCCTTCCCTTTCTGGTGTCCGGAGAGGATTGTGGCTGATGTGCAGATCTCAGCTG GCTGGATGCATTCAGGATATCCCATCATGTGCCACCTGGAGTCTGTGAAGGAGATCATCAATGAGACGAACATGAGGAGCAGGGGTGTGTGGGGCCCCATCCATGAGCTGGGCCACAACCAACAGCGGCATGGATGGGAGTTCCCCCCACACACTACTGAGGCCACCTGCAACCTCTGGTCAGTCTACGTGCATGAAACAGTCCTGGGGATCCCCAGGGCTCAGGCCCACGAGGCTCTGAGCCCTCCAGAGCGAGAGAGGAGAATCAAGGCCCACCTGGGAAAGGGAGCCCCCCTGTGTGACTGGAATGTGTGGACAGCCCTGGAAACATATCTACAG CTCCAAGAGGCCTTCGGGTGGGAGCCATTCACCCAGCTCTTTGCTGAGTACCAGACCCTCTCTCACCTCCCCAAAGACAACACCGGCAGGATGAATCTATGGGTGAAGAAGTTCTCTGAAAAAGTGAAGAAGAATCTGGTTCCCTTCTTTGAGGCCTGGGGCTGGCCTATCCAGAAGGAGGTGGCTGACAGCCTGGCCTCCCTACCAGAGTGGCAGGAAAACCCCATGCAAGTGTACCTCCATGCCAGGGAGTAA